CGTTCGGCGCGAACTCGTCGCGGCCGAGGAGCGCGGCGTAGTACTGCAGCAGCCGCCGCCGCAGCTTCGCCGGCGGCTCGGCGACGAAGCCCGTCGCGAAATCGGCGGCATGCTCGCGCTCGAGCGCGTCGAGCTCCGCGGCGAGCCGCGGCAGGTCGTCGGCGTCGAGCGCGACCCGCGCGACACGCGCGTCGTCCCAGCCGTCGGGCCGGTTGAACGCGTCGCTCGTGACGTCGGCGGCGAGGAAGCTCACGCGGTCGAGGCCCAACGCTCGCGCGGCGTCGACCGTCGCGCCGAGGTACGCGTAGTTCGCGCGCTGCACGGTGCACCGCGCGGTCACCTGGACGCGCGCATCGGCCGCCTTCACCGCGGCGACCCCCTCGGCGAGCCGCTCGTACGCGCGGGGCACGTTGCGGACCGCGTCGTGCACCGGCTGCGGACCGTCGAGGCTCACGACGACGTCGTCGCAGCGGCGCACGAGCTCCGCGGCGTGGCGGCGCAGCAGCAGCCCGGTGCTGAGGAGCGTGATGCCGATGCCGGCGGCGCGCAGCCGATCGCACAGCTCCCACAGCCGCGAGTGGAGCAGCGCCTCGCCGCCGCTCAACACCACGCGCTCGACGCCGAGCGCGCGCCACTCCGCGGTCCATCGCGCGACGTCGTCGGCCGAGAGCTCGGCGCGCGTGGTGTCGCGCCAGATGTCGCACATCACGCAGCGGCAGTTGCAGCGGCTGTGCGGGAACAGGATGAGGATGGGCAGCCGCGTGATGGGATCGAGGCGCGGCAGCGGCGTGGCGAGCGTGTGGCCCGGTGTCGGGCGCGGCGCGAGCGTGGTCATCGCGCGTGCCTCCGGAACGCGAGCGCGAGGACGAGCGGCAGCCCGCGCTGCTCGGCGAAGCGATCGAGCCTGCCGGCGGCGGCGTACAGCGGCTCGACGCTCGCGTCGACGACGGCGCGCCGGTGGGCGGCGAGCGCGAGACCGGCATGCGAGGCGGCCTCGACGTGCGCGTGCGCGGCGTGGACGTGGTGCTCGAGCTCCTGCACCGTGCCCGATGCGTCGCGGAACGTGCGCCGATGTCCCGCCGCCGCCGCCTCCGCGGCGAGGTCGGTGACGACGACCGTGCCGCCCGGCACGCAGACGCGCGCGAGCTCCGCGTACGCCGCGTCGAGCTCGCGCAGGTGCCCGACGACGAGCCGACACCACACCACGTCGAACGATGCGTCCGCGAGCGGGAGCGCGCGCACGTCGCCCGCGGCCAGCGCGAGCTGCGCGGGTGCGATGGCGAGCATCTCGGGCGTGACGTCGACGCCCACGACCGTCGCCGCGTCGGCGTCGTGCAACCGGCGGCCCGTGCCACACCCGACGTCGAGCAGCCGGCGGCGCGCGGTCGGGACGCCTAACGCCTCGACGGCACGCCGCTCGAGGAAGCTGACGACGGTCTCGGCCTCGTAGCTCGGCGCCCACAGGCGGTAGCCCTCGCGGGCGGGCAGCGTGCTCACGTCGCCGTCGCCGGAGAGGGCACGCGCAGGTGACCGTATGCCTGACGGTCGTCGGGAGTGCGCTGCGCCCAGCGGCGCACGCGGCGCAGCAGCGCGGGATCGCCGTAGTCGGCCCGCGCCCAGCGGCGCCGCGCGAGCAGGCTGCCCAACGCCTTGCCCCACCCCGCGGTGCGGCTGTCGTGCACCGACGGGAAGCGGCTCT
This DNA window, taken from Gemmatirosa kalamazoonensis, encodes the following:
- a CDS encoding radical SAM protein gives rise to the protein MTTLAPRPTPGHTLATPLPRLDPITRLPILILFPHSRCNCRCVMCDIWRDTTRAELSADDVARWTAEWRALGVERVVLSGGEALLHSRLWELCDRLRAAGIGITLLSTGLLLRRHAAELVRRCDDVVVSLDGPQPVHDAVRNVPRAYERLAEGVAAVKAADARVQVTARCTVQRANYAYLGATVDAARALGLDRVSFLAADVTSDAFNRPDGWDDARVARVALDADDLPRLAAELDALEREHAADFATGFVAEPPAKLRRRLLQYYAALLGRDEFAPNECNAPWVSSVIEADGTVRPCFFQPPLGNVHAAGGLGAVLNSAEVVAWRRGLDTRRDEICRRCVCTLSLRP
- a CDS encoding class I SAM-dependent methyltransferase, coding for MSTLPAREGYRLWAPSYEAETVVSFLERRAVEALGVPTARRRLLDVGCGTGRRLHDADAATVVGVDVTPEMLAIAPAQLALAAGDVRALPLADASFDVVWCRLVVGHLRELDAAYAELARVCVPGGTVVVTDLAAEAAAAGHRRTFRDASGTVQELEHHVHAAHAHVEAASHAGLALAAHRRAVVDASVEPLYAAAGRLDRFAEQRGLPLVLALAFRRHAR